DNA sequence from the Tissierella sp. MB52-C2 genome:
AACCAGACGTATAAGCATTGCAACTGCAAGCTGAAGTTGATTTACGTCATTTGTAATTCGATTTATTAGTGATGATGTACCAAAAGTATCTATTTCCGAATAAGAAAAAGAAGATATATGTTTAAAAAGAGTATTTCTTAAAGTCGTACCAAAACCTTGTGATGCACGTGCCGCATAATATTGACATATCATAGAGCTGCAAAATCCTAGTATTGCCATTAGGAGCATAAGTCCGCCCATTTTAAGTACATAATCTGTATCGTGTTTATCAACACCATTATTAATGATAAGTGCTATAATTGTAGGCAGTAGTAATTCAAGGATTGCTTCCAACAGCTTAAAAGCTGGACCAATTATACATTCTTTTTTATATGGTTTTAAAAAGACTGCAAGTTTGAACAAATTTATCATCCTCCACCGTGATATAATGATTAAAGATATATTGCACATTTTCATATCTCAGGCTATAATTGTATCATAGGAATTGACATATTTAAAATATCTATTTCATATATGTGATATATGAAAAACATATATCATTTTGGAGGTTTTTTTATGGATTTAAGACAATTAAAATATTTTCTTACAATTGCAGAGGAAGGTCAGATAACTTCAGCGGCTAAAAAACTTAATATGGCACAGCCGCCCCTAAGCCAGCAACTCAAGCTTTTGGAAGAGGAGCTTGGTGTAAAGCTCGTAGAACGAGGCTCACGACATGTGAAGCTTACAGATGCGGGGAAAATCTTGATGAACAGAGCACGTCAAATCTTAGAGCTATCGAATTCAGTTGTAAAGGAAATTGACGATTTCAGCAAAGGACTGAAGGGAACCTTATCAATAGGTACAGTTTCCTCCTCAGGCGAAACACTTTTAAGCGGAAGAATATCGGAATTTCGCAAGGAACATTCTGGTATTAAGTTTGAAATATATGAGGGTAATACTTTTGCACTTATTGATCTTCTAAATAAAGGTATTATAGAAGTAGGAATTGCCAGGACACCATTTAATGCCTTAAACTTTGAGTGTAAATATGCAAAGGCTGAACCTATGATAGCTGCAATACCAAAGGAATGCTATTGGGGCCCAACTGGTTCTACTGCATCAGTCAGTGAACTAAAAGATAAGCCATTAATCATTTATAGAAGGTTTGAACATTTAATTTATGAAACCTGTATGGAGCATGGATTTGAACCAGAAATATTCTGTAAAAATGATGATGCTCGAACAACTCTTTTGTGGGCAAATGCAGGACTTGGAATAGCCATAGTCCCTAAGTCTGCATTTGAACTTGCTGCTAATAGAAATCTGCTTTACAAAGAGATAGAAAGTGAAAAGCTGAAAACTCAAATAGCTGCAATATGGGTGAAAGATAGGTATATTTCTCCTATTGCATTAAAATTTATAGAAAGTTTCGGAAGCGTATAGGTCAAAGTTTCGGAAGCGTATAGGTCAAAGATATAATTGCACACTCTCAAAAAGTCACTGTGAATCCGCTTCTATGGGATGGAAAAGAATATGCCGATGATATTTTGAGCATACCCTTTAGATAAAAACTTAATATGAAATTAAGAGGCTAAGTTTTAGGTGGACTTCAATGACTGATAGACTTAATCTCTTTTTTATACTCAAGAAAGGAATACAGTAGATTCCCTACAAAATATAAGAAAACTAAAAGAAAAGAATATCGCCATATTTTTTGAGAAAGAGGGAGTCAACACCTTAGAGAGCAACGGAGAATTATTAATTACAATCCTTAGCAGTCAAGCTCAAGAGGAGAGCAGAAACTTAAGTGAAATACAAGGTGGGAATTAATAGTTAAAATACTTAGAATTTCATTGTTATCAGGTAACTTAAATGAATAATGGGGAAGTTTTGGTAAATTTAAGTGCTTTATGTTGAAATAAATCTCCTAAGGATATACAATAACAATGTTGTTGCAAGAATTGAAACATAAGATGAAAAATATCTAAAAAATACAATAGCTGTATATAATTTTATTACCAAAAAGCAATATATTGGTATTCTTATAAGTATGCTTGATCTTAATATAATAAACTTAAAATTATTCTTTAGAGAATTGATGAAATATAAAAGTTTTATTTCCTGCCATAAGGTTTATTATACTATCCTCAAAAAAATCTTTTGAAATTTAAAGCAATTGTTGCACATATAGAAAAGAGTTATAATAAAAATATCATAGATTGAATGTGAGGTAGAAATCATGAAAATTTTACTGGTTGAAGATGATAAAAATATAAGTGAAATGGTTTGTGATTATTTAGAGGGTGAATCCTATGAAGTTATACAGGTATATGATGGGAATGAAGCGATACATAAATTTGAGAAAGATAAATATGACGCGGCATTAGTAGATTTGATGCTTCCTAGCTCTAGTGGATTGGAAGTAATTAAGGCCATCCGCGCTACAAGTATGATACCGATTATTATCATTACTGCAAAAGATAGTGATGCAGATAAAGCGATGGGCTTGAATTTAGGTGCGGATGATTATGTCACAAAACCTTTTTCTATCATTGAATTATCTGCAAGAATCAAGGCAAATATCAGACGTGCTACAAAATACAACCAAACAGAAACTGAGAAAAATTCTATAATTTCAATTAAGGATTTGGAAATTAACATCACTCAATATCAGGTAAAACGAAATGAGGAACTCTTAAATCTAACTCACACAGAATTTGAGATTTTGAGACTGCTGGCATCGAATCCAGGCAGAGCATTTTCCAAGGAACAGCTCTATAATTTAATTTGGAAAGAACCTTACTACGGTAATGAAAGCGTATTGAATACTCATATGAATAGATTGCGGAATAAGCTTCGTACAGAAAAAGAGGATACGGAATATATTAAAACATTGTGGGGAATCGGATATAAGATGGAGGAAGATTAGATGTATGTGATATTGGTGATTGTTATTTTTATTTTTTTATGCATAAGCGTGTTTGAGCATAGGAAAGTAATAAATCAGTCCAAAGAAATGGACTATATCAGTAAAAAAATAGAATCTATTTTGCAGGGAAATGGTAAGGAGTTCATCATGGTATCGTCTGAAAGTGAAATGGTAAAGAGGATTGCTGTAAGTGTTAATCATTTACTTGAACGGCATTATCAGAATCAGATAGAGTATCAGAAATCACATAAAATAATGAGTCAGGTATTAACAAATGTTTCTCATGACTTAAGAACACCATTGACTGTTTTAAAGGGATATACGGAAATTCTTCAAATAAAA
Encoded proteins:
- a CDS encoding LysR family transcriptional regulator, which codes for MDLRQLKYFLTIAEEGQITSAAKKLNMAQPPLSQQLKLLEEELGVKLVERGSRHVKLTDAGKILMNRARQILELSNSVVKEIDDFSKGLKGTLSIGTVSSSGETLLSGRISEFRKEHSGIKFEIYEGNTFALIDLLNKGIIEVGIARTPFNALNFECKYAKAEPMIAAIPKECYWGPTGSTASVSELKDKPLIIYRRFEHLIYETCMEHGFEPEIFCKNDDARTTLLWANAGLGIAIVPKSAFELAANRNLLYKEIESEKLKTQIAAIWVKDRYISPIALKFIESFGSV
- a CDS encoding response regulator transcription factor, giving the protein MKILLVEDDKNISEMVCDYLEGESYEVIQVYDGNEAIHKFEKDKYDAALVDLMLPSSSGLEVIKAIRATSMIPIIIITAKDSDADKAMGLNLGADDYVTKPFSIIELSARIKANIRRATKYNQTETEKNSIISIKDLEINITQYQVKRNEELLNLTHTEFEILRLLASNPGRAFSKEQLYNLIWKEPYYGNESVLNTHMNRLRNKLRTEKEDTEYIKTLWGIGYKMEED